In Glandiceps talaboti chromosome 4, keGlaTala1.1, whole genome shotgun sequence, a single window of DNA contains:
- the LOC144434361 gene encoding putative defense protein 3, with protein sequence MIPHHGDRQGQTGDPKFNVQVDATSYGSNTEITVAIKGAPYTGFLLQARSVGCGCDKPVGTWIESPANTKTMSCSEAEDSMTHNEPTLNKEAYEYKWRAPNEPVGDVEFVVTILEIFDTFWITQKSEVITGSGESVCCACIQSAKGGLFTALSKMLSQQNACF encoded by the exons ATGATCCCACATCATGGAGACAGGCAAGGCCAGACTGGTGATCCGAAATTTAATGTACAGGTAGATGCCACTTCATATGGGTCAAACACAGAAATCACTG TCGCAATAAAGGGAGCCCCATACACTGGTTTCCTACTCCAAGCACGCAGTGTAGGATGTGGATGTGACAAGCCAGTTGGTACATGGATCGAATCACCAGCCAATACTAAAACAATGAGTTGTAGTGAAGCCGAGGACAGCATGACTCATAACGAACCGACTCTTAATAAAGAAGCATATGAGTACAAATGGAGAGCACCCAATGAACCAGTGGGTGACGTTGAATTTGT GGTAACTATACTTGAAATCTTTGACACGTTCTGGATCACACAGAAGTCAGAAGTTATCACTGGTTCTGGAGAGAGTGTTTGTTGTGCTTGTATACAAAGTGCCAAAGGCG gcctctttacggcactgtccaagatGCTGAGTCAACAGAATGCGTGCTTCTGA
- the LOC144434362 gene encoding putative defense protein 3, whose product MIPHHGDRQGQTGTPVFDVETNATTYGSDTEITVSITGSSYVGFLLQARSIACGCDTPVGTWIEAPTATKTIDCDENDDSMTHTDSVTDKEPNVYKWVAPAESVGDIEFVATVLESFDTFWIKLKSGVITGSGESVCCTCEECDVKGDAGKFLSINAAALLLSITAFFYYWMKY is encoded by the exons ATGATTCCACACCATGGAgatcggcagggtcaaactggtACCCCGGTATTTGATGTAGAGACAAACGCAACTACATATGGATCAGACACAGAAATAACCG tttcTATAACGGGGAGTTCCTACGTCGGGTTTCTGCTCCAAGCACGCAGTATAGCATGTGGATGTGACACGCCGGTAGGTACATGGATCGAAGCACCAACCGCTACTAAAACAATAGACTGCGATGAAAATGATGACAGCATGACACACACTGACAGTGTGACGGACAAAGAACCAAACGTGTACAAATGGGTTGCTCCAGCTGAATCTGTGGGCGATATTGAATTCGT GGCTACTGTACTCGAATCCTTTGACACATTCTGGATCAAATTAAAGTCAGGAGTTATCACTGGTTCTGGAGAGAGTGTTTGCTGTACTTGTGAAGAATGTGACGTTAAAGGCG ATGCTGGTAAATTTCTATCCATCAACGCTGCTGCTCTATTGTTGTCTATTACTGCTTTCTTCTATTACTGGATGAAATACTAG